A window of Exiguobacterium sp. Helios genomic DNA:
TGGTCGTCGTTTACGTATCTCCGTAAAGCTCCGAAAGCCGATGCCTTCGTGATGCTCGCGACAGTCAGCATCGTCGTTGCCACACATGATCTGTCAATCGGCGTCATGGCAGGTGTCGTGTTAAGTGCCCTGTTCTTTGTCGCCAAAGTCTCGAAAATCAAGATCAAGCAACAGATAACGTCCGGAAAAACGGTATATACCGTCAAAGGTCCGTTATTCTTCGCGTCGGTTGATCATTTCATCGCTTCGTTTGATTATGAGGGGACGAACCAACAAATCCGGATTGATTTCAGCAGCACCCAAATTTGGGATGATTCGGCCGTCGGAACGATTGACAAGGTGATGCTCCGCTTGATGGCGAATCAAAACAAAGTCGAACTGATTGGATTGAATCCGGAAAGTAAGAAACTGATTGATCGGTTGGCGGTTCATCAGGATCCGATCCCGAAAATTTCCACACATTGAGTTAAGGGGGAACGGTTATGTATCAACATATCTTATTAGCCGTCGACGGTTCGGACCATTCCGTCCGGGCGGCGGAAGAAGCAATTAAGATTGCCCAGCTCAGTCCGGACAGTCAGGTGGAAGTCGTTTTCGTCGCCGATTTTGGAAAAATTAAAGACGATGTCCTGCATACGGAAGGAACGGCAGGGCTTGAAGTGGCCCGCAGAAAAAGACTGGCACCGGTCGAAGAAAAGCTCGAAGCAGCGGATGTCTCCTATTACGTGACGATTCTTCGCGGTGAGCCGGGTCCGACAATTGTGGATCACGCCAATCAAAAGCAGGTCGATTTAACGATTATCGGCAGCCGGGGGTTAAACAGTCTGTAGGAGATGATGCTCGGTAGTGTCAGTCATAAGATTGCCAAACGCGTCAAAGGTCCGGTTTTGATTGTGAAGTGACGAGTGAATCTTTTTCTGAAATCGCACATTAAAATGATTTATGTGTCTTGACCCAGGGGATAGTCAAAAAAAGAGGGGGTCATTCTAATGAAGAAGACATATTTGGTACCGGTTCTTGGTCTTGCCCTGTTTGCCGCAGGATGCGGCAATTCGGACAATCAGGAAACTGAAAAAGTCGAGGAAACGACAACGACAAATGATAATTCGATGACGGATGACAGCACGATGAACGACGATACGTCAGGTACACAAGATCAGGATACAGTGACGGACAATGCCGACAAAGATTACGGATTCGTCAGTCTGTCAGTCGAGGCAGATACTTCGGACATGATGGACGCCGTCGACATTAGTTATGACCGTGATAACGACGGGACGGAAGCCGATTACAAGATGAACGGTGAGCAGGCGCAAGGCAATGAAGCGATGAAGACGCTGGATGCCAAGCTCGACGAACTGAACCTTGATGCCGATACGTCAAATGATGACGCGATTGCTCAAGTCGAGAAAGTCTTTGGCATCAATGACGCGACCCGTCTTGAAATCGAGATCGAGTTTGCCGATGGTACAGAAAAAGAATTTAAGAAGTAAAAAAAAGAGGTGCCAAGCGGCGCCTCTTTTTCTTTTCTCTCCATGATATGATGAGAACGTATTGTAAAACATTTCAATCGGGGGTTTTGAATGATGGAAATCACAAGCGGTACGACGGAAGATGGGCAATGGATCCGGGAGCAACTGATTGCTTATAACCGACAACACGTTCCGGCAACGCTCTTTACGGAAACGGAATCATATTGCTTTTTGGCATGGGATGAAGACGAGCAACTCCTCGGCGGTGTTACGGCAAGTTATGTGTGGAATCATCTGCAGGTGCACTTTTTGTGGGTCGACCCGGAAAACCGAATCGGCGGTACCGGAAAACAGCTGATGGCAAAAATCGAATCGATTGCCGAAGAAAAATCATGCAGTAAGATCTTGCTTGATACGTTCAGCTTTCAGGCACCGGGCTTTTATGAAAAACTCGGATTCGAGGAATACGGTCGTCTGCCCGATCATCCGGCGGAAGGACAGACCCAGTACTTTTTCGTAAAGCATTTATGAGTGTTTAGCGTTGGTAATGATAGACCCAGGCCGCCATATAGGAAAGCGTTCCTGCTGTTAAGACGAGCGCAATGGCGTAAAATGAAAAGTTTGGAAAAATCGACATCAGCGGAACATCAAATAAAAAGCAAATCATTAGAGCGGGTAAAGTAATTAAAAAAGTCACATAGGCGGCGCGTGTTGCCTTTCCTGTGATCACTTCTTCCCGTTCATCTTGATCAGAAAACTCTGTAGTCGACGACGACCACTTGGAAAAAGAACTCTTCTTATCTGTTCGCATCCAGTAGCCGGTGACCGAAAGACCAATTGCGATCAGTATGACAGGAAGAATAATGGAAAGGTCCAGTGTCAGATTGAAGCCGGTTCCTTTGACCGGATCATTTTGAAAAACATTTAGTTGATCGTGAATAGAACTAATGAAAACAGCTGCCAGAAAATACATACAAATGTTTAAACACGATTGAATGATGACACGTTTCATTCCGATTCCTCCTCCAAGTAGAAAATCGATTCGACCGGACGCTCGAACACCCGTGCAATCTGCATCGCAAGCAACAGAGATGGGGTGTAACTGCCTTTTTCAAGCGAAATGATGGTTTGACGTGTAACACCGATCATCTGAGCAAATTGTTCCTGCGTCCATCCGTTGCTGCTGCGCAACGATTTAACCCGGTTCGTCAGCTTCATCACAGTTTCTCCTTCATTAATTGATACTTGAATTGTAAAGTGTGTTTTACTTTTTGTAAAGTCTGTTTTACATTTAAACGAAAAACATACTGTTACTTTTTTGAGACTCTTTATCAAAAATCATCGAACCTCTTGAATTATCGGAATATTCAACCGATAAACGGGTAACTTAGACAAAACGATGACGGTTGGCTTAAAGAGAGAAAGGAGGCGCCGACATGATGCCGGAATTGTTACCTGACGAGCGTGAACTCGAGCGAAGGATTCGAATCGTCCATTTGCTACGTAAACTCGGGAAATCCGACGAAGCCATCGCCAAATCATTATATGTTTCCACCGAATGGGTCCAGTCGATCTTTGATGAAGACGACTGGCAACATATGCAATCATCCTAAGGAACGACGAACAGAGTGTCGGATGACGCTCTGTTTTTTTTGTTTGCTTATGTTAAAGAGTAGGCGGTCGAATTGTTTTTCGGTACACTGAGAAGGAAATCACTGGAAAGAAGGGATCAACATGCCACGAATCGCTGTCGTCGGTGCCGGTCTGACCGGCTTGTACACCGCTTCGCGTCTGCAGGAAAGGGGAGATGAGGTCACGATTTTTGAAGCACGTGACCGGATCGGCGGCCGGGTCCTGACGAAAACGGTGACGCTTAAAGATCAGTCCTATGCGTTTGATCTCGGACCGACCTGGTATTGGCCGGAAACAGAACGGTTGATGACGACGCTGATTGAGAGTCTGCAACTGCCGGTCCTTGTTCAGGCGATCGAAGGGACGATGATGCTCGAACGGTCACCGGGGCAAGTCGAACAACACCGGTTACCGGACGGTCAAACGGTTTTATCGCACAGACTGGTAAACGGAATGCACAGCGTGACGGAGGCGCTGGCGGAACGGCTGCATCCCGGAACGATTCAACTGGCGCACCGTGTGACGGCGATTGAGGCAACGGATCAGGTTGAACTGACGATGGAGCAGAGTGGGAGCCGAATCCGGCAAACGTTTGATCACGTTATCGTGACACTCCCGCCGCGACTCAGCGGACTGATCCAATGGCGTCCCGCTTTACCAGAATCCGTGCACGATCAACTGAGGACAACACCAACCTGGATGGCCGGGCAAGCGAAGGTGGTCGCCGTGTACGATACCCCATTTTGGCGGCAAAGCGGTCGATCCGGTTTCGCCATCAGCTGGTCCGGTGTGCTGCAGGAAATCCATGATGCGTCACCGCCGACCGGCCCCGGAGCCCTATTCGGATTTTTCCGCCTGACGGCAACGGAGCGTGCAACGCTTGGAGAAACAGCAGTAAAGCGGCAGGTCATCGAACAGTTGATCCGTTTATTCGGAGAGGAAGCCGGTCATCCGATTGCCGTTTTGTATCAGGATTGGGCAAAGGAACCGGAGACGGCAGTGAAAGCAGATGCTGAACCGTTAACCGATTTTCCGGACTATCGACCGATTCGACTGGAAGATGCGTTGCAGGACAAGGTCACGCTGCTTGGAACGGAAAGTGATCCTACGTTCGGCGGCCATTTAGAAGGGACGTTACAATCGGTCGAGCGATGGTTAACAACGTATATGAGGGAGGATGAATCATGAATACAAACGAACCGACATTTCACCGGGCATTCGGTACATACGGCATCTATTATAATGAAGGAAAACTGCTCGTCATTCATAAGCAGGGTGGACCGTACACGTACCGGTATGATTTGCCGGGTGGGAGTCTGGAAGATTTCGAGACGTTGCCGGACGCGCTGGACCGTGAATTCCAAGAGGAAACCGGGCTGACGGTCCGTTCCAAACAGTTGCTTGGAACGTTTGAATTTTTCCTTCAGTCCGACTGGCACCGGGCGTCGCATCTGCATCATATCGGCGTATTTTTCCGCGTGTTAGAAGCAGTTGGGGAACGGTCTGTACCAAAGACATTTGACGGGCAGGATTCGACCGGTTCGTCCTGGGTCAGCCGGACGGACGTCGAAGCGTCGAACGCGTCACCGCTTGTCTTAAAAGCCTTCGACTATTTGAAAAATCCGGAAACGGATAAACTGACCCGAGTACAGGACTGGATTGTCCGGCAGGAGGCGATTCCATGTACCGGCATGTAATTTGGGATTTTGACGGGACGCTGTTTGATACCTATCCGGTCATGGCTACTGTCTTGCAGGAGACGTTACGCAGGCAGGGACAGAATGTTGCGATTGAGTCGATTTTTGAAGCGATGAAAATCTCGGCGAAAACGGCCTATGAAAAGTATGGCCTTGATGCGGACACGATTTCACAGTTCAAAGAACAAAAAGCACAGGCAGAACTTAAATCGGCTCAACCGTTTACCGACATATCGCAGCTCTGCCGCTCCATTCAAAAACATGACGGACACAACTACATCCTGACGCATCGCGGAGCATCGACGTTTAAACTGTTACAGGCGAACGGATTGACCGGGGTCTTCCGGGATGTAGTGACGGCCGAGCGGGGATTTGCCCGAAAGCCGGATCCGGCCGCAATTCAGTATCTGATGAAACACTATCAGATGGAACCAGCTGAAACCATCATGATTGGTGACCGAGAACTTGACGTACTATCGGGACATCAAGCTGGAATTGACTCCTGCCTGATTGCGGACATGCCGGCGGATCAAACTGTCGCAACGTATGTTGTTTCCGATCTGAAAAATCTGGCTAATCTGCTTGTTTGACAATCACAATTCAAAAAAGGCCCGAACGGACACGAATTCCTTTAAGAATACGTAACACGTGCGGGCCTTTTGTCATGATGTTTTTTCTTCAGCCGTCAGATCAGCCGGCTGTTGTTCCCGCCAGACGAACGTCAGGGCGATGCCGATGGCAAGCATGACGGTCGCGAAATAAAACGGATAGTTGAGATCGACGTCAAACAGGATCCCACCGATGATTGGTCCGAGAATATTTCCGATACTCGTAAACATCGAGTTCATTCCGCCGACGAAACCTTGTTCGTTTCCGGCAATCTTCGACAGATACGTCGTGACGGCAGGGCGCATCAAGTCAAAGCCGACGAAGACGACCATCGTCACGAGAATAATCGCAAGGTAACTCGTTACGTAGGTCATGACGAGGACGAGCAGGGTCGAACCAATCAGGCTGTAGCGGATCAGACGAATCTCACCGAACCAGCGCGTCAGTCGCTCAAATAACCCGACCTGGACGATGACACCGACGATTGCTCCGAGTGAAATCGCGAGCGCGATATCTTTTGCCGTGAAGCCAAACTTCCGGTCGACGAACAGGGCAAACAGTGACTCAAACGACGCGAGTCCGAATGAAGAAATCAGCAGCACCATAAAAGCGATGAAGTAGAGCGGTGAAAAGACTTTCCGGAAACCGGTCTTCTGCTGGGGAATCGTTGTCTGTTCATAATGCCGTTCCGGTTCGCGTAATGTAAAGACGGACAAGATCATTGCCGTGAGTCCAAATGCGGCGGCAAAGAAAAACGGCATCCGCGTTCCGATGTCGGCCAGGAAACCGCCGATGCCCGGTCCGATGATGAATCCGGTCGAAATCGCCGCCGACATATAGCCGAGGGCTTTCGGACGGGTTTCGTTTGTCGTAATATCAGCGATGAACGCCGTGACGGCCGGCATGATGAAGGCGGCACTGACACCGCCCAAAATCCGCGACGCAAATAAGACTTCGACCGATTGACCAAGACCAAACAGCAGTTCCGACATGCTGAAGATGAACAGACCGATGATGATCATCGGCTTGCGGCCGTACTTGTCGACGGCCCGGCCGGCGAGCGGAGATAATACAAGCTGGGCAAAGGCGAATGCCGAGACCATGTAACCGACGGTCGAACCGGAAATGTTCAGCTCGTTCATGATGGTCGGCGTGACGGGAATGACAAGACCAATCCCTAGAAAGGCGATAAACAGGTTAAGCAACAGGGTGCCTAAGATCAATTTGTTGTTTTGCATGGTGAATTCCTCTGTTTCTGTAGTTTAAATCATCAGCGGACAAGTCCGCGCCAAAAAATCGGCCAAACGGCGGTGAAACGCCGTTCATACGCGGCGACGCCATTGAACACGAACTCGGTCATCGTCCCTTCCGTCACCGTCAAATAGGCGAGGGCGGCACTGGCATAATCATCCGAATATAAAATCTGTTCCGTCCGATTGCGTTCCCGTAACAAACGCGTCAAATGGCGTTGCATCGTATCAAAAAACGGATTAATCAAATCCGTCACTTCCCGTTCGAGTTTGACGGGCGGAAAATAAGCAATCCGTAAAATGAACTTCAGCTGATCATTTTGGGTGCTCTCCTCGAGGAACCAGTCAAAAAAACCTTTCAGACTCTGCTCGAGTGACAGATGACGGGTCGAGATAAAGTACGTGGCGAGATGCGTTTTTTGTGTGTCGAGGGCGTAACGCATCGCTGTCAAAAATAAATCATCTTTTCCGCGGTAATGCGCGTAAATCGATGGTTTCTTGATGCCGACGTCCTGCGCGATCTCCTGTAAGGACGCTCCTTCATAACCATGCTGGGCAAAGTGCCGCAGGGCCGTTTGTAATAATAATGAAGCTTTCATTTCGTCACCTTCCTAACGGTCGTTAGTTAACAGCCTAACAGATTTAAAACGATTGTCAAACAAAAAAGCCGAAGGTCGCTAGGACCTTCGGCTGCAAACATTTAATTATTTGTTGGCGATACGACCGCGTGAAGCAACACGTGAACCTGTGATGCCGGCGATTGATGTCACGATCATCGTTAAGATGAGAGCGACGAAGCCCCAGATTGAAACTTTAGATGCTGTTTGTGTCGCTTGTTCTGTTTGAACACGAACATCTTCAACTGTTTTCTTGAGATCAGCTGATGTTTCATCAAGTGTTTGTTTTGCGTTTTCGATTTGTTTGCTTGTTTCGCTTGTTGCCTGGTTTAAACCGTCAACGATATTTTTCGTTGCTTTGTCAGCCTCTGCTTGTGAAAGGTCTGTGTTTTGAGCAACGGCTTCAGCGATTTTATCTTCATCGACTGATTTTTGGATTTTTTCTGAACGTGCTGTCAATTTGTCACCGAGATCGCTGACGATTTTGTCGAAGTCATCCGGTTTTGTTAAAACGTCTTTACCGGCTGCTGTTGCGTCATCTTTGACGGCATCGAGCTGCCCTTGCAAGTAGTTCGGTTGTAATTCCGGAATGTCTGTATCTTTCAGAATCTCATCGACATTTCCTTCAAGTTCTTTTGTATCGACGTTTGAGACGTTATCCGTCACTGAGCTGAATCCTTTTGAGACAGCGTCTGATGTTGTGCTGGCGATGGCGCCGACACCTTGACCTGCTGCACCACCGACTGTACCAAGCACAGAACCGACTGTTTGGAACGTGTTGATTGTCGTGAATGTCAACAAAGCGAACAAGAGAATGACACTTGTCGACCATGTGAGGAACCCGTGAACGAGTCCGGCACGCGATGATGTCACACCGGAAACGAAGCCGGCGACGAACAATGAGATCAAGAGTGAGAGAATCGCCCAGATGGCTAACCCGATGCCGACGCCGTCAAACGGTTTATCGGACGTGACGTCCGTGACACCAAAGCCGATGGCTGAACCGATTAAACTGAATGTAATTAAAAGTGCGAAAAATGATACGACTCCGGCGATGATTGAGCTCCAGGAAATGTTTCGACCTGCACCATCTGCTTCCGGTCGCAAGTACGACGAGAAACCTTTTCTTGTTTTTTCCATAAAAATCCACTACCTCTCCACTTACGATTTTACGTACATCACTTGACTTCAAGAAACTTTGATTTGAACTGTTTAAACTTGAGATGTTGATGTGCATAGCTCTTATATTGCCGCTATCCGGACAAAAGAAACCTAGTATCAAAAGTACTCCTTTTAGAAACTGTAATCCGATTATTCTGATAATTAATCGAAAAATACGATTCAAAACAGTTGCCAATTTGAAGGTCATCCGATACTATAATAACCATAACGTTTTACTGTACGGTTCAAATGCAGGAATCATTTTACGATTCAAACTATTTTACCGGAGGTGACCCCCTGTCTCAGGGGAATGGATTGGACATATTGTTGGTATTGAATTTGGCGTTGCTTGTATTGTTGATTGTCTTAACGGCGTTTTTCGTCGGCTCGGAGTTTGCGGTCGTCAAGGTTCGGATGTCGCGGCTTGATCAAATGATTCAGGAAGGAAATAAGGGCGCGGTCCTGGCAAAAAAAGTCGCCAGTGATTTGGACTACTATCTGTCCGCCTGTCAGCTCGGAATCACAATTACGGCACTCGGTCTTGGAGCACTCGGGAAACCGACCGTCGAAAAGTTGCTCGGACCGGTGTTCGATGAATTTGGTGTCGCTGCGGCGCTGTCGACGATCCTGTCGTACACGATTGCTTTCGTTTCGGTCACATTCCTGCACGTCGTCATCGGAGAGCTCGCACCAAAGACACTGGCGATCCAGTATGCAGAACGGATGACATTACTCCTTGCGCCGGCGTTATATGTGTTCGGTAAAATCATGTACCCGTTCATCTGGGTCATGAACGGTTCGGCCCGGATTTTCTTACGTCTGTTCGGCGTTCAGCCGGCAGGACACGAACAAGCCCACTCGGAAGAAGAGTTGAAAATCATCATGTCGCAAAGCTTTAAGAGCGGTGAAATCAATCAGACGGAACTCGCCTTGATGCAAAACGTGTTTGCGTTTGATGAGCGGGTGACGAAAGACATCATGGTGCCGCGGATGAACGTGACGACGCTCTCGCTCAGCATGACGTGGACGGAAATCCTGCAGGTCATGACCGACAATCAGTACACGCGTTATCCGGTCATTGAAGATTTCGATAAAGACAAAATCATCGGCTACGTCAACGTCAAGGAAGTCCTGACGGATCAGGCAAACGATCAACAGCGGGATTTACGAAAGTATCTGAAAGACATTCCCGCTGTATCGGAAATCACACCGCTTCAGGAAACGTTGCTGAAGATGAAGGTGACGCGTTCCCACATCGCGCTCGTCATCGACGAATACGGCGGGACTGCCGGCATGATTGCGATGGAGGACTTGCTTGAAGAAATCGTCGGTGAGATCCGCGATGAGTTTGATGAAGATGAACAGGCTGATATCGAAACGATTTCAAAGACGGAATACCAACTGTCGGGAACAGTTCTCCTCGCAGATTTAGTTGAGCGCTTTAACCTGACGTTTCCTGATGCGGACGAAATCGATACGATTGCCGGGTTCATCCAGGCAAAAGGAACGGACTATCAGGTCGGGGAACGGTATGAGACAGAGGCGTACGATCTCGAACTGTTACACGTCGAGAACTACCAAATCCAGCAAGTGAAACTGATCTTGAAACAGTTGTCCTAACAGTTGAAGCAAGCGCTCTGTGTCTCAAGGAGTGCTTGTTTTTTCTGTTTCAAAATATATTTTGAAAGCGCTTCATAAAAAGGATTGACGCAGCATCCATTCCATCGTATTCTAGTAATGAAAAGAATAAACCAATCAGGATTGTTACTGCGAAAGCAGGCAAAACCTAAATTGATATCTGTTGCGTGTTGCGGCGATGGATATGAATTTAGGTTTTTTCTTTTCAATACGATGCTCTAAGGGTGGAGGTGAGGGGTTCCGTGCAAATCGTGAAAGTCTTCAATAACAATGTCGTGGCGATTGAATCGAACGGACAGGAACATGTGGTCATGGGGCGGGGAATCGCATTTCAAAAACGAATGGGCGATGTAATTGACGAATCGAGAATCGAAAAAGTCTTTACGCTCGAGAGTAAAGAGAGCCGGGAACGATTCATCGATTTTTTGAACGAGATGCCGCAGGCTGAAATCGAGACGGTCAAGGAAATCGTCAAGATGGCCGAAGCCAGACTCAATAAATCGCTGCATGATACGGTGTACGTGACACTGGCCGATCATATCCACTACGCACTGTCACGATATGCAGACGGAATCATGATCCGGAATCCGCTCGTCTGGGAAGTCAAACGGTTTTATGGTCCGGAGTTTGCGGCCGGCAAAGAAGCGGTCCGGCTGATCAATGAACGGCATGGCGTCAATCTCGACGAAGAGGAGGCGGTCTCGATTGCGTTGCATCTGGTCAATGCCTCGATGTCCGGCGTCAAAGGCGAAAGTTTACACATCGTCACCGAGATGACGAAGGCGACGCAAGCAATCATGACGATCATCACCTATCATTTCCAGGTCGAACTGGATGAAGAGTCTCACGCGTACGGCCGCTTTTTAACCCATCTCAAGTTTTTTGTTCAGCGAATCGTCTCCAAGAAGAAGCTGAACCCGGGCGGAGATGAAGAATTGTATGAAATGGTCAAATCCCGTTATCCGAAAGCGTTTGAGTGTGTCGAAAAAATCGCTAATCTGATTACTGGGAAGTATGACTACACGGTTTCAAAAGATGAACGGCTTTACTTGATGATTCATATCGAAAATCTCATGAAACAGAATCAATCCTAAGGATGGTTACCGCAGCAGCGGGCCAAACCTAAATGATTACAGGTGGTTTTCACTTGTCGTCGTTTAGGTTTTTTTATTCCAAAAAATCATGAATGGAGTGAGTCAGGTGGGCAAATATCAAACACTTGCACAAGTTATCGTCCGATTGGTCGGGGGCGAAGACAACGTCAAGACCGTCTTCCATTGCGCGACACGGTTACGTTTCAAACTAAAGGATGAACAAAAAGCTGATGCCGAAGCGTTAAAACAGGTCGACGGTATCATCACCGTCGTCAAGAGCGGCGGTCAGTTCCAGGTCGTCATAGGCAACCATGTCGGCGACGTCTACAACGAACTGCACGGAATCGGTCAGGAAACGTCGGAAGAGACGGAAAAGACCAGTTTATTCAACCGCTTCATCGATACGATTGCCGGTATCTTTACACCGATCCTCGGACCGATGGCAGGAAGCGGATTATTAAAAGGATTGCTCGCGATTCTTGTTGCGACCGGCTTATTGACACCGACGATGGGCACGTACATCGTCTTGAACGCGACGGCGGATGCTCTGTTTTACTTCCTGCCGGTCGTTCTCGGACATTCGGCGGCGAAAAAATTCGGCGGCAATCCGTATATCGGAATGATTATCGGGGGAGCGCTCGTCTATCCGTCGATCGTCGCCCTGCAAGCTTCCGGTGAGAGTCTGACCTTCCTGACGATTCCGGTTGTTCTGATGAGTTATGCTTCATCCGTCATTCCGATTATCTTGGCGACGCTTGTCTCATCAAAACTTGAAAAATTCTTTAACCGTCACTCGCATGAAGCGGTCAAAAACTTTACGACACCGATGCTCGTCCTGATGATCGTCGTTCCGGTAACGTTCCTTGCGATTGGACCACTTGCGACATACGCGAGCCAAGGGCTTGCAGCCGGTTACTCGTTCCTCTACAACTTGAGTCCGGTCATCGCGATTGCCTTCATCGGAGCCTTTTGGCAAATCTTCGTCATGTTTGGTCTCCACTGGGGACTGGTGCCGATCATTATCAATAACCTGGCAGTCAACGGTTTTGACACGATTACAGTCGGTGTCCTGATGGCGACATTTGGTCAGGTCGGAGCCGTCTTCGCCATCACGATGCGGGCGAAAGATCCGAAAATCAAAGGACTCGGTACATCTTCGACGATTGCCGGCATCTTCGGGATCACGGAACCGGCGATGTACGGGTTGACGTTACCGCGGAAAAAACCATTCATTTTTGGTGTTATCGGTGGAGCGGTCGGCGGACTGGTCGGCGGCGGGCTCGGAACAGCTTCCTACGCGATGGGCGGACTCGGGATTTTCGGTATTCCGGTCATGATTCCGCAGGACGGTCTCAACTTGACGTTCTGGGGTGCACTGATTGGTCTTGCTGTCGCGACACTCGTGTCGTTCGGACTGACATACTTCTTTGCCCGCGACAACGAACAGGTTACGCAAGAAATACCGACGATCAGCGAACAGGTTGGCTTACCGGTCCTCGCACCGGTCAAAGGTGAAATCATTTCACTTGAACAAGTCGATGATGCCGTCTTCTCAAGCGGCGCAATGGGAAAAGGATTAGCGATCATTCCGGATGAAGGTGTCGTCTATGCCCCGTTTGACGGAGAAGTCGTCACGGTGTATCCATCGAAACATGCGATCGGTCTACGGTCGGACACCGGCGTTGAAATTTTGGTTCACATCGGTCTCGACACCGTCCAGCTGAACGGTCAACACTTTGAGTCGTTCGTCGAGAGTGGTCAGGCAATCCGGGTCGGTGATCCGTTGATCCGCTTCGATATCGAGCGGATCAAACAAGCCGGATATGACGTCATCACGCCGATCATCGTGACGAATACAGCGAGTTATCTCGACGTCTTACCGACGTATCAAGGAACGGTCGAACCGTCACGCGATGTCTTACGCATCTTAGTCTAAAACCAATCAGAGGAGGAATTATTCATGAAACAGATCAAATCCGATTTTCTATGGGGCGGCGCAACGGCTGCCAATCAACTCGAAGGGGCGTACGCAACAGACGGCAAAGGATTGTCGATTGCTGACGTTATGCCGGGTGGCAAACACCGGATGCAGGTCATCCATGATCCGCAGTTCGATTTCGAGTTAAAAGAAGAGTATACGTATCCGAATCATGACAGCATTGATTTTTACAGTCGCTATAAAGAAGACATTGCCCTGTTTGCCGAAATGGGCTTCAAAACGTACCGAATGTCGATCGCCTGGAGCCGGATCTTCCCGAACGGGAACGAAACGGAACCAAATGAAGCGGGTCTGCAGTTTTATGACAACGTCTTTGATGAATTGCTGAAACACGGCATTGAGCCGCTCGTCACGATTTCGCATTACGAACTGCCGCTCCATTTGGCAAAAGAATACGGCGGCTGGCGCGATCGCCGGCTCGTGACGTTCTTTGAACGCTACAGCCGGGTCTTGTTCGAGCGTTATCAAGGAAAGGTCAAATACTGGCTGACCTTTAACGAAATCAACGGCGCTCAGTTCATGCCGATGCTCAGCCTTGGGATGGCAGTCCGCGAAGAGGAAAACATGTTGCAGTCGACCTATCAAGGTTTGCATCATCAGTTCGTCGCGAGCAGTCTGGCGACGAAAGCTGCCCGGGAAATTGATCCGACGATGCAAATCGGCTGCATGCTGATTGCCGCTCCGGTTTATCCGTTCAGCTCAAACCCGGTCGACGTTCAGTTCGCCC
This region includes:
- a CDS encoding hemolysin family protein, whose amino-acid sequence is MDILLVLNLALLVLLIVLTAFFVGSEFAVVKVRMSRLDQMIQEGNKGAVLAKKVASDLDYYLSACQLGITITALGLGALGKPTVEKLLGPVFDEFGVAAALSTILSYTIAFVSVTFLHVVIGELAPKTLAIQYAERMTLLLAPALYVFGKIMYPFIWVMNGSARIFLRLFGVQPAGHEQAHSEEELKIIMSQSFKSGEINQTELALMQNVFAFDERVTKDIMVPRMNVTTLSLSMTWTEILQVMTDNQYTRYPVIEDFDKDKIIGYVNVKEVLTDQANDQQRDLRKYLKDIPAVSEITPLQETLLKMKVTRSHIALVIDEYGGTAGMIAMEDLLEEIVGEIRDEFDEDEQADIETISKTEYQLSGTVLLADLVERFNLTFPDADEIDTIAGFIQAKGTDYQVGERYETEAYDLELLHVENYQIQQVKLILKQLS
- the licT gene encoding BglG family transcription antiterminator LicT, which translates into the protein MQIVKVFNNNVVAIESNGQEHVVMGRGIAFQKRMGDVIDESRIEKVFTLESKESRERFIDFLNEMPQAEIETVKEIVKMAEARLNKSLHDTVYVTLADHIHYALSRYADGIMIRNPLVWEVKRFYGPEFAAGKEAVRLINERHGVNLDEEEAVSIALHLVNASMSGVKGESLHIVTEMTKATQAIMTIITYHFQVELDEESHAYGRFLTHLKFFVQRIVSKKKLNPGGDEELYEMVKSRYPKAFECVEKIANLITGKYDYTVSKDERLYLMIHIENLMKQNQS
- a CDS encoding beta-glucoside-specific PTS transporter subunit IIABC, which encodes MNGVSQVGKYQTLAQVIVRLVGGEDNVKTVFHCATRLRFKLKDEQKADAEALKQVDGIITVVKSGGQFQVVIGNHVGDVYNELHGIGQETSEETEKTSLFNRFIDTIAGIFTPILGPMAGSGLLKGLLAILVATGLLTPTMGTYIVLNATADALFYFLPVVLGHSAAKKFGGNPYIGMIIGGALVYPSIVALQASGESLTFLTIPVVLMSYASSVIPIILATLVSSKLEKFFNRHSHEAVKNFTTPMLVLMIVVPVTFLAIGPLATYASQGLAAGYSFLYNLSPVIAIAFIGAFWQIFVMFGLHWGLVPIIINNLAVNGFDTITVGVLMATFGQVGAVFAITMRAKDPKIKGLGTSSTIAGIFGITEPAMYGLTLPRKKPFIFGVIGGAVGGLVGGGLGTASYAMGGLGIFGIPVMIPQDGLNLTFWGALIGLAVATLVSFGLTYFFARDNEQVTQEIPTISEQVGLPVLAPVKGEIISLEQVDDAVFSSGAMGKGLAIIPDEGVVYAPFDGEVVTVYPSKHAIGLRSDTGVEILVHIGLDTVQLNGQHFESFVESGQAIRVGDPLIRFDIERIKQAGYDVITPIIVTNTASYLDVLPTYQGTVEPSRDVLRILV
- a CDS encoding glycoside hydrolase family 1 protein, producing MKQIKSDFLWGGATAANQLEGAYATDGKGLSIADVMPGGKHRMQVIHDPQFDFELKEEYTYPNHDSIDFYSRYKEDIALFAEMGFKTYRMSIAWSRIFPNGNETEPNEAGLQFYDNVFDELLKHGIEPLVTISHYELPLHLAKEYGGWRDRRLVTFFERYSRVLFERYQGKVKYWLTFNEINGAQFMPMLSLGMAVREEENMLQSTYQGLHHQFVASSLATKAAREIDPTMQIGCMLIAAPVYPFSSNPVDVQFALEEERMMNYFCGDVHVRGAYPAFADRFFTENNIELVVEDGDLELLRDYTVDFFSLSYYMSRTEKAEKDGGEAGGNIMSGVKNPYLKASDWGWEIDPDGLRIILNKLYDRYQIPLFIVENGLGAYDKVEADGAVHDSYRIAYLEGHLKAMMEAIGDGVEMMGYTSWGCIDLVSASTGEYSKRYGFIYVDKHDDGSGTLARSRKDSFYWYKEVIASNGVTLTQTSVSK